The DNA sequence CATTGCCCAAATGAGCTTTACTAGGTGGGATCCAGAGGCTAGCCACTTCCAAAGTTCTGGGGATGTTGACAAGTTCCTCCTTGGATTCTTGGTGCTTTGCTAGGAAGTCTGCAATTACTTGTCCCTTTACTGCCCTATGAGGTACATACTAAAAACTGAACTCGGATAGTGCTAGGATCCATTTCCTAATTCTTCCAATCAGCATTGGCTTGGACAACATGTACTTGATCATATCAGTTTAAGCAATTATATAAATATGGCAAGGCAACATGTAGTGTCTTAATTTGCTGGCATTGAAATACAAGGCTAAACATAGATTCTTAATTGGGGTATATCTTATTTCTACCTCGGTGAGGATCCTACTGAGGTAATATATTGCTTGCTCTTTTCCCCCTTCATTATTCTGAGCCAATAAACTCCCTATTGATTTCTCAGATGTTGAGATGTAGAACTTTAAAGGCTTCCCCCTTTGGGGAGGCATGAGCACTGGAGGAGAGGCTAGGCAAGTCTTCATTTTATCAAAGGCCTCTTGGTATTGAGGGCCCCACTCAAATTTTTCTTGACTCTTTAATCTTAACAAAAAATTCAACGTTGGATTTTGCCCGCCAGACTAACAATGAATCTCCTAAAAAAGTTAATcttcccaagcagcctttgcaATTGCACTTTGTTAGTTGGGGGGGGGGAATGATTCCATTATAGCCCTAGCATTGTTCTTGTCCACTTTTACACCTTTTTGATGGATCAGGAACCCTATAAAGATGCCTGATCTAACCCCAAAGGCACATTTTCTAGGATTCATCTTCAACTTGTGGGTTCTAATTCTCAACAAAGCTTGTATGAGGTCTTCCAAATGCTGATATTCAGATTTAGACTTCACCACAATGTCATCAATGTATATCTCCATGCTATGCCCGATCAAATCATGGAAAATAGCATTTATTGCCCTTTGGTAAGTAGCACAAACATTTTTCAACCTGAAGGGCATTACAACATATTCATAAGCAACTTGCTACACCTAAGGCTACATGGGAGATAGCAATTGAAAAATTAGCCAATACTACCAGTCAAGAAATCCAAAATTTGCATGCATCAatgaaaaatatggaaaaaCAAATTGAGCAGATTGCGTTGCAGGTTTCAGAAAGAGCACCTGGTACATTTCCTAGTCAAACAGTACCTAATCCAAGAGGACGAGAAGAATGCAATGCTATACGGACTTTGCGGTCTGGCATAAGTTACGACAACGGACATGAAAATTCTACTGGAAATTCGCAGGCAACAGAACAGCCCCAAACTAAATCTGCAATTTTTGCAGATTCTGCAATTTCTGCAGATTCTGGGCAGTCCCAAGACAGATCCGAAAATACCACAAAAACTGCAAAACAGGTTTATGTGCCTCCTATGCCTTATCCTAAAAGGTTGAAACCTAAAGCTAAAGATCAACAGTTAACAGATTTTATGAAGACTTTAGCTAAAGTTCAAATTAATCTACCGTTAATTGATGCAATTAAGAACATTCCATCTTATGGAAAGTTTTTTAAGGATgtttgcacaaagaaaaagaagctcgTTGAGTTTGAAAATGTGATTCTTACAGAACAATGTAGCTTAGTTCTATTACACAAGTtgcccccaaaacaaaaaagatccagggagttttacTATCTCTTGTACTATTGGCAATTCTGATTTTAAAagtgctttaattgatttaggtgctagtGTAAACTTAATGCCTTATTCTGTTTTTAAACGTTTAGGTGAAAGAGAGCTAAAGCCAACCTCCAACATTATTCAATTGGCTGACCGTTCAATTACCTATCCTAGAGGgatcattgaagatgttattaTGAAGGTTGACAATTTGTATTTACCAGCTGATTTTATGGTGTTGGACATGGATGAGGATTTGACAACACCCATCATTTTAGGCCGCCTATTCCTAGCAGCAGCTCGGACTCTTATTGATGTTGAAGTCGGAACACTAACATTTTGGGTCGAAGATCAAACAATTGTTTTTAGGTTGTTTGAAGCAAGCATACATTCAGGTGATAAACAAGAATGCATGCGTGTTGAGGCATTAGATGGTTTACCGAGTGCCGAGTTTATGATCAGATCATCAACTGACCATCTGTCCATAAAGCCCCTGAATTTGACTCATGATTGCATAAGTTCTAAACCACAGCAACAAAGGGTGCTACATGATGACCAGCCGATTAACATTatgaaaaaacatgaaaatttgccAGGCAGCCCAAATGTTAAGAAAATACAGcctggtaaaaaagtgtggttgttAAGTTCCTATTTCAAATCATCTCCAGGGAAACAAGAGTCTCGATGGAAATATCCTTTTCTAGTTACTAAAGTTTTTCAGAATGATAATGTGGACATCAAGGTTGAGGGCACAGATTTCTCATTGAAGGTTACCAAACATCAACTAAAACCATGCATAGGGAAATTTGGTGCAAGCGAGTCTCTAACTCTGAAGGAACCAGTGATCTAGCCACCGGACTTCTGCGACGTCTAGCTACAGACTTAAAATAAAGCTCTTATTGGGAGGTAACCTAATTCTTCTAAACTCATTCCTTATTTTACTTTTcgtttgatttttcattttactattagtttaaatttctatatgcatatatatacctaagttttcaaaaacacaaaaaaaaaaaaaaaaaaatgaaaaatccaaaaatatgttGCTTTCTTTATTTACGCATGTTGATTTTAGCTCCGTTTTTAATTGTCATAATTATTGGTTCATAGCAACTTGCAAACGGGGAAAATAAACGCCGATTATTCTATACTAGAGTCATGCACCCAGCAACAAGTTTGCATTAACATCAACCACATCTACACTATGCTGAAATTTAAAGCAATTAATATGAGCTCATTGGTGTTGGCGGGCAGGGTAGATGTGAGCTCTCCTTGATCTCTCTTTATTCTCTCACATAGTCTAACAACCTCTTGATTAAGGACCTGACTGCTATTACTTGGTCCTTTCTCTTCTGGTTTATCATCATTGGTGTTGGCAGACATGGACAATATGAGGCATGTCCTATTCTTCCTGGGTGAGACAAAGTCTTTGTTCTAagagcttttgggccgtcaccttggtagggcggccaTTCTGATCAGCACTTAGACATTGTAGGATCCCAACATTGGGATTGTAGAAATTGTCATCAGCAACATTAGCTATGGGGAGAAATGGTTGTGACTTGGCCTCCACTATCTCCCAAAATCCTTGTGGTGCAATGGTAGGTTCATGATATACAACAACTTGTTTGTGCAAGGTAGATGGTGCAGATAGACTCTGGTGTATCCAATCCCCTCCTAGCGTCGCCTCATAGATAGAGCTGCTATCTACCATAAAGAATGCCAATATAATTTTCTTAGATCCCTAGTCTACCTCTAAGGGCAGTATCCCATGAGTTTTGGTTGGTGATAACTCCATAAAAACTAGACAATGTGAGATCAGTAGGTATAAGGTTTTCTTCACCTCTGCAAAGGCTCTTTATCTGTTTAAGTGGTAGCACATTAACTGCTGCCTCCCCATCTATCAACACCCTTTTGAAAGGAACTCATTCCTGATGAGTTGTCACATATATGGGCTTTAGATGGTTTGTTAAGGCTAGATTTGGCTTTTTAAACACCATCTTGTCAGAATAAACCTTCTTGGGGTTCTCTTTACATAGGATCAGGTGAGTTTTCCAAGCTTGATTATTCCTTACTAACTtattcaatgtttacaaatgccATCGTTGGCTCTTGTGCTACATAATCATCCTTCATTACTTCTGGTTGATTTGGTTCTGCACAAAACATGGCTGGCAGTACATAGGTCATGTTCACATAAAAGTTGCTAGGTCCAAGTGTTCATTCCTTTTTCTCCCCAATCTAGCACAGAAACTGATCCATCCATGCTTGAGTAT is a window from the Malus domestica chromosome 16, GDT2T_hap1 genome containing:
- the LOC114822277 gene encoding uncharacterized protein is translated as MEKQIEQIALQVSERAPGTFPSQTVPNPRGREECNAIRTLRSGISYDNGHENSTGNSQATEQPQTKSAIFADSAISADSGQSQDRSENTTKTAKQVYVPPMPYPKRLKPKAKDQQLTDFMKTLAKVQINLPLIDAIKNIPSYGKFFKDVCTKKKKLVEFENVILTEQCASVNLMPYSVFKRLGERELKPTSNIIQLADRSITYPRGIIEDVIMKVDNLYLPADFMVLDMDEDLTTPIILGRLFLAAARTLIDVEVGTLTFWVEDQTIVFRLFEASIHSGDKQECMRVEALDGLPSAEFMIRSSTDHLSIKPLNLTHDCISSKPQQQRVLHDDQPINIMKKHENLPGSPNVKKIQPVSAPDSNPSNSESQAQQLSEPQNVTFWFPSQIDESYAGLPTSHLLSFVPAVTEDKEKGTTSYEAPEANLPF